In Streptomyces sclerotialus, one genomic interval encodes:
- a CDS encoding glycosyltransferase 87 family protein: protein MFSAFRHPPLPTERRCWALCAGCALLMGAVTDLGPHRVWAFTAGAGYAAAALAAGRSRRSGSAVPAALAVVGAVLLPLVVLVAADRAQPEVAVVERSARLLLHTGSPYLANATDVADYNPYLPGMSVFGLPAALLGPGPATDARWYFTAVFAVTMAAALRIARRSAPVPVLLMSACPLVALPLATGGIDLPVAALACLGPAFAGRGDGGRAGLVVGAAAALKWTAWPAVPVALALLSVRYGRRPALHCAGSCLIVLAATVVPVALADPAGLAANAVAFPLGLTDAVSPAASPLPGHLLAAHLPGGRLVAVAALVAAAVAMAASLAVAPPLSTRAAADRLAVGLGLAICLLPATRFGYLLLPFVLVAWLRLAQPSSPSSPSPSPSPSPERNRRTKPVQTAASTSRKAYAHAPYAHRHQ, encoded by the coding sequence ATGTTCTCCGCTTTCCGCCACCCGCCCCTTCCCACCGAGCGCCGCTGTTGGGCGCTGTGCGCGGGGTGCGCGCTGCTCATGGGCGCGGTGACCGACCTCGGACCGCACCGCGTATGGGCGTTCACGGCCGGCGCCGGCTACGCGGCCGCCGCGCTCGCCGCCGGCCGGTCCCGGCGCTCCGGAAGCGCGGTACCGGCGGCCCTGGCGGTGGTGGGGGCGGTGCTGCTGCCACTCGTCGTACTGGTCGCGGCGGACCGGGCACAACCGGAGGTCGCGGTCGTCGAACGCTCGGCGCGGCTGCTGCTGCACACCGGCAGCCCGTATCTCGCGAACGCCACCGACGTCGCCGACTACAACCCGTACCTGCCAGGCATGTCCGTCTTCGGCCTGCCCGCCGCGCTGCTGGGCCCCGGCCCGGCGACCGACGCCCGCTGGTACTTCACCGCCGTCTTCGCCGTGACCATGGCGGCTGCCCTGCGCATCGCCCGGCGCTCGGCGCCCGTCCCCGTACTCCTCATGTCCGCCTGCCCGCTCGTGGCGCTGCCGCTGGCCACGGGCGGCATAGACCTGCCGGTCGCTGCCCTGGCCTGCCTGGGACCGGCATTCGCCGGGCGAGGTGACGGCGGGCGCGCGGGCCTGGTCGTGGGCGCCGCGGCGGCCCTGAAGTGGACGGCCTGGCCGGCGGTACCGGTGGCGCTCGCGCTGCTCTCCGTACGGTACGGCCGGCGCCCCGCGCTGCACTGCGCAGGCAGCTGCCTCATCGTCCTGGCGGCCACGGTGGTGCCTGTCGCCCTCGCCGATCCAGCGGGACTGGCCGCCAACGCCGTGGCTTTCCCACTCGGCCTGACCGACGCGGTCTCCCCCGCCGCCAGCCCGCTCCCGGGCCATCTCCTCGCGGCCCACCTGCCCGGCGGCCGGCTCGTCGCGGTCGCCGCGCTCGTCGCCGCGGCGGTAGCCATGGCCGCCTCACTGGCCGTCGCCCCGCCACTCTCCACCCGAGCGGCGGCCGACCGGCTCGCGGTCGGCCTCGGCCTCGCCATCTGTCTCTTGCCTGCGACCCGGTTCGGCTATCTCCTCCTCCCCTTCGTCCTCGTGGCGTGGCTGCGGCTCGCGCAGCCGTCGTCGCCGTCGTCGCCGTCGCCGTCGCCGTCGCCGTCGCCGGAGCGGAACCGCCGGACGAAGCCCGTCCAGACCGCCGCTTCGACCTCCCGAAAGGCCTACGCGCATGCCCCGTACGCTCATCGTCACCAATGA
- a CDS encoding sensor histidine kinase: MRLSPRAWFASPFFPWVTGGVLTVLAVPEIRRMDAMSPVILAATFAATVPLIWRRSHPAVAYVSVAGSFASWLTWGQLWVTACVAGSLGFFTLARHRVTAPFVLAACGAAGAFLVNWLRILRGYYGQYGPEALTATHFVDGFMIAVAIVATVSLGDALRSREETRKVRDTAQARLIAEERRRAVAEERAVIARELHDVVAHSVSVIALQAESATYTTPDLSPQARDGFQQIAASARSSLTELRQLLGVLRSGTAVYGAAQPQLPGGADLASGTALASGAQVPGGAKLGGAAELPGGVGLSGGVEPAGGASLAGGARLGGGAELAGGVERGGGVEPAGGASLAGGAELAPQPSLADLEHLMAQHRAAGGSVTLRTAGARGDLPGTLELTAYRIVQEALTNVRRHAPGAHAMVDVEYRPGRLDLSVADDGSAPAPAPRPEAVPGHGLAGMRERAALLGGRLTVGQEPGGGFRVAAELPVRRPAGAASGGAS, translated from the coding sequence ATGAGGCTCTCCCCGCGCGCATGGTTCGCCTCCCCGTTCTTCCCGTGGGTCACGGGCGGGGTGCTGACCGTCCTCGCCGTCCCCGAGATCCGGCGCATGGACGCCATGTCACCGGTCATCCTGGCCGCCACCTTCGCGGCCACCGTCCCGTTGATATGGCGCCGCTCGCACCCGGCCGTCGCGTACGTGTCCGTGGCCGGCTCCTTCGCGAGCTGGCTGACCTGGGGCCAGCTGTGGGTGACCGCGTGCGTGGCCGGTTCCCTGGGCTTCTTCACACTCGCCAGGCACCGGGTGACCGCCCCGTTCGTCCTCGCTGCGTGCGGAGCGGCCGGTGCGTTCCTGGTCAACTGGCTGCGCATACTGCGCGGCTACTACGGGCAGTACGGGCCGGAAGCCCTCACCGCGACGCACTTCGTCGACGGCTTCATGATCGCGGTGGCCATCGTTGCCACGGTCAGCCTCGGCGACGCGCTGCGCAGCCGGGAGGAGACCCGTAAGGTACGCGACACCGCACAGGCCCGGCTGATCGCCGAGGAACGCCGCCGGGCGGTGGCCGAGGAACGTGCCGTCATCGCCCGCGAACTGCACGACGTGGTCGCCCACTCCGTCTCGGTGATCGCGCTGCAGGCGGAGAGCGCCACCTACACCACGCCTGACCTCTCCCCGCAGGCGCGCGACGGCTTCCAGCAGATCGCCGCCTCGGCCCGTTCCTCGCTGACCGAGCTGCGACAACTGCTGGGCGTCCTGCGCTCGGGCACCGCCGTGTACGGTGCCGCGCAACCGCAGCTGCCTGGCGGCGCGGACCTGGCCAGCGGTACGGCCCTGGCCAGCGGCGCGCAAGTTCCCGGCGGTGCGAAGCTGGGCGGTGCCGCGGAACTCCCCGGTGGCGTAGGGCTAAGCGGCGGTGTGGAGCCGGCCGGTGGTGCGTCCCTGGCCGGTGGCGCGAGGCTGGGCGGTGGCGCGGAACTCGCCGGCGGCGTGGAGCGAGGCGGTGGCGTGGAGCCGGCCGGTGGTGCGTCCCTGGCCGGTGGCGCGGAACTCGCCCCGCAGCCGTCACTCGCCGACCTGGAGCACCTCATGGCGCAGCACCGCGCGGCGGGCGGCAGCGTCACCCTGCGGACCGCGGGGGCGCGCGGTGACCTGCCGGGGACGCTGGAGCTGACGGCCTATCGGATCGTGCAGGAGGCGCTCACCAACGTCCGCCGCCATGCCCCTGGCGCGCACGCGATGGTGGACGTGGAGTACCGCCCAGGCCGGCTGGACCTGTCCGTCGCCGACGACGGCAGCGCGCCGGCGCCCGCGCCCCGCCCGGAGGCGGTGCCGGGCCACGGCCTCGCCGGCATGCGCGAGCGCGCCGCGCTCCTGGGCGGCCGGCTCACCGTGGGCCAGGAGCCGGGCGGCGGTTTCCGTGTCGCCGCCGAGCTGCCCGTACGGCGGCCCGCCGGCGCGGCGAGCGGAGGCGCGTCATGA
- a CDS encoding response regulator, with protein MIRVLIADDQAIVRTAIANLLSTQEEIEVVGEAEDGAEAVRLADELRPDVALLDIRMPTMNGIEAARIILSRPGTATKALMLTTFDLDAYVYDALSAGASGFLLKDATFPELLHAVRVVAAGNALLAPEVTKRLITEFVRQRPSAARPHCDAGELTTREAEVLTLIARGLSNADIAQRLTISNHTVKTHINRIFTKLRLADRAQAVIRAYEMGLVEPAS; from the coding sequence ATGATCCGCGTCCTCATCGCCGACGACCAGGCCATAGTCCGTACGGCCATCGCCAACCTGCTGTCGACGCAGGAGGAGATCGAGGTCGTCGGCGAGGCGGAGGACGGCGCGGAGGCGGTACGGCTCGCCGACGAGCTGCGGCCGGACGTCGCGCTGCTCGACATCCGCATGCCCACGATGAACGGCATCGAGGCCGCCCGCATCATCCTCTCCCGGCCCGGCACCGCGACGAAGGCGCTGATGCTGACCACCTTCGATCTCGACGCCTACGTCTACGACGCACTGTCCGCGGGAGCCAGCGGGTTCCTGCTCAAGGACGCCACCTTTCCCGAACTCCTGCACGCGGTACGGGTGGTGGCTGCCGGCAACGCCCTGCTGGCACCTGAAGTGACCAAACGCCTCATCACGGAGTTCGTCCGCCAGCGCCCGTCGGCGGCCCGGCCGCACTGCGACGCCGGTGAGCTCACCACCCGGGAGGCCGAGGTGCTGACGCTCATCGCCCGTGGTCTGTCCAACGCGGACATCGCCCAGCGCCTGACGATCAGCAACCACACGGTGAAGACCCACATCAACCGCATCTTCACCAAGCTCCGGCTGGCCGACCGCGCCCAGGCGGTGATCCGCGCGTACGAGATGGGCCTGGTGGAGCCCGCCTCGTGA
- a CDS encoding TOPRIM nucleotidyl transferase/hydrolase domain-containing protein, translating into MADMGAFRDAVSDWAAGGPGGPASELAVRLGVRTAVLLEGPSDLAAVETLAARRGRDLATEGVCVVPMGGAMSVGRYACLLGPPGLGLRLAGLCDKGEQRFYERGLERARAPHRDFFVCVADLEDELIRALGTAGVEEIVRAEGDLRPWQTFLNQPAQHGRSRQQQLRRFLGTKKGRKIRYGSLLVEALDLDDVPDPLDDLLTSL; encoded by the coding sequence ATGGCGGATATGGGTGCGTTCCGGGACGCGGTGAGTGACTGGGCGGCCGGTGGTCCCGGCGGGCCGGCGAGTGAACTGGCCGTGCGGCTGGGGGTGCGGACGGCGGTGCTGCTGGAAGGGCCGAGCGACCTCGCGGCCGTCGAGACACTGGCCGCACGGCGTGGCCGGGACCTGGCCACCGAGGGAGTGTGCGTCGTACCGATGGGCGGAGCGATGAGCGTCGGCCGTTACGCCTGCCTCCTCGGGCCGCCGGGCCTTGGCCTCCGCCTGGCCGGACTGTGCGACAAGGGAGAGCAGCGCTTCTACGAACGCGGCCTGGAGCGGGCAAGAGCGCCGCACCGGGACTTCTTCGTGTGCGTGGCGGACCTGGAGGACGAGCTCATCCGCGCACTGGGCACGGCAGGAGTCGAGGAGATCGTCCGGGCCGAGGGTGACCTCCGCCCCTGGCAGACCTTCCTGAACCAGCCCGCACAACACGGCCGATCCCGGCAACAGCAGTTGCGGCGCTTCCTCGGCACGAAGAAGGGCCGCAAGATCCGCTACGGCAGTCTTCTCGTCGAAGCCCTCGATCTCGACGACGTGCCGGACCCGCTCGACGATCTCCTCACGAGCCTGTGA
- a CDS encoding TetR/AcrR family transcriptional regulator — MFGERVQPTRAEQKRRTTARVTEAAARLFQEHGFHGTTVRQIATAAGVSVGAVMAVGDKESLLSLVYDQAIAARIPAPPEAGSTTPAVDYLSRYFHPFIDLFVEHEELARAYFRALTRGRPENAALGGLRTLTEGNLTAAMVNAGMPEARARLGAQVMFTSYLGELMLLAAGTTDHQQTATRIRHTAEFVTA; from the coding sequence ATGTTCGGTGAACGCGTTCAGCCAACTCGTGCTGAACAGAAACGACGTACTACGGCCCGCGTCACAGAGGCTGCCGCACGACTCTTCCAGGAGCACGGCTTCCACGGCACAACGGTGCGTCAGATCGCCACGGCGGCAGGCGTCTCCGTAGGTGCCGTGATGGCGGTGGGGGACAAGGAGTCACTGCTGAGCCTGGTGTACGACCAGGCCATCGCCGCCCGCATCCCCGCGCCCCCGGAGGCCGGGTCCACCACTCCTGCGGTCGATTACCTGTCCCGTTACTTCCACCCGTTCATCGACCTGTTCGTCGAGCACGAAGAACTGGCGCGCGCGTACTTCCGGGCCCTGACCCGAGGCCGACCCGAGAACGCGGCCCTCGGCGGTCTGCGCACGCTGACCGAGGGCAATCTCACCGCCGCGATGGTGAACGCGGGCATGCCGGAAGCCCGCGCCCGGCTCGGCGCGCAGGTGATGTTCACCAGCTACCTGGGCGAGCTGATGCTGCTCGCTGCGGGAACCACCGATCACCAGCAGACGGCAACCAGAATCCGGCACACCGCTGAGTTCGTCACCGCGTGA